A stretch of Cicer arietinum cultivar CDC Frontier isolate Library 1 chromosome 5, Cicar.CDCFrontier_v2.0, whole genome shotgun sequence DNA encodes these proteins:
- the LOC101502982 gene encoding nuclear transcription factor Y subunit C-1-like, whose protein sequence is MENNNNNQQQYPTPQPSAVTPAAPFQHLLQQQQQQLQMFWSYQRQDIEHVNDFKNHQLPLARIKKIMKADEDVRMISAEAPILFAKACELFILELTIRSWLHAEENKRRTLQKNDIAAAITRTDIFDFLVDIVPRDEIKDESTIVGATASGVPYYYPPMGQPAGMMIGRPAVDPATGVYVQPPSQAWQSVWQTGADDSSYTAAGSSGQPNADG, encoded by the coding sequence ATggagaacaacaacaacaatcaacAACAATATCCAACGCCGCAACCCTCGGCGGTCACTCCGGCGGCCCCATTCCAACACCtccttcaacaacaacaacagcagCTTCAAATGTTCTGGTCATACCAAAGACAAGACATCGAACACGTCAACGATTTCAAAAACCACCAACTCCCATTAGCACGCATTAAGAAAATCATGAAAGCCGATGAAGATGTTCGCATGATCTCCGCTGAAGCACCTATCCTTTTCGCTAAAGCTTGTGAGCTTTTCATTCTCGAACTCACCATTCGTTCTTGGCTTCACGCTGAAGAGAATAAACGACGAACCCTACAGAAAAACGACATCGCTGCTGCTATTACGAGGACtgatatttttgattttttggtTGATATTGTTCCTCGTGATGAGATTAAGGATGAATCTACCATTGTTGGTGCTACTGCTAGTGGTGTTCCTTATTATTATCCTCCTATGGGTCAGCCTGCTGGAATGATGATTGGTCGTCCTGCTGTTGATCCGGCTACTGGTGTTTATGTTCAGCCTCCTTCTCAGGCTTGGCAGTCTGTTTGGCAGACTGGTGCTGATGACTCTTCTTACACTGCTGCCGGAAGTAGTGGTCAGCCCAATGCCGATGGCTAG